A window of the Calditrichia bacterium genome harbors these coding sequences:
- a CDS encoding mechanosensitive ion channel family protein, protein MSPERMTLTIRVTLLLLLGFPLVFMIGRWLRSYVTHQFNPQQGMIVGKVFRYSGIVILTVMILRELGFELTPLLGAAGIAGIALGFASQTSVSNVISGIFLIAEQPFVVNDVIRIGETVGQVLSIDTLSVKLRTFENQFVRIPNETILKSQVTTITRFPIRRADLMLSVAYKEDLDRVKIVLKEIADKNTRCLQEPEPLIIFEGFGESSINIRFAVWAESAQWLTLRNEMYETIKKRFEEEGIEIPFPHRSIYVGSATKPFPVEMHSPNGAEEKS, encoded by the coding sequence ATGTCCCCGGAGCGAATGACGTTAACGATACGCGTAACACTGCTGTTGCTGTTGGGATTCCCGTTAGTATTTATGATTGGCCGATGGTTGCGCAGCTATGTTACCCATCAGTTTAATCCGCAGCAGGGGATGATTGTCGGGAAAGTATTTCGCTATTCGGGTATCGTCATTTTAACAGTGATGATTTTACGGGAGCTCGGTTTCGAGCTGACGCCGCTGTTGGGCGCTGCCGGTATTGCCGGTATCGCGTTGGGTTTCGCTTCGCAAACGAGCGTTTCGAACGTGATCAGCGGGATATTTTTGATTGCCGAACAACCCTTTGTGGTTAACGATGTGATTCGAATCGGTGAAACGGTCGGGCAGGTGCTTTCCATCGATACACTGTCGGTAAAGCTGCGGACATTTGAAAACCAGTTTGTGCGCATCCCCAACGAAACCATTCTCAAAAGCCAGGTGACGACCATTACCCGTTTCCCGATCCGGCGGGCGGATTTAATGCTGTCTGTTGCTTACAAAGAAGACCTCGATCGTGTAAAAATTGTTTTAAAAGAGATTGCCGACAAAAACACCCGCTGCCTGCAGGAGCCGGAACCGTTGATCATTTTTGAAGGATTTGGCGAATCGTCCATCAACATCCGGTTTGCGGTGTGGGCGGAAAGCGCACAATGGCTCACGTTACGTAACGAAATGTATGAAACCATCAAAAAACGATTTGAGGAAGAAGGCATCGAAATTCCCTTCCCGCACCGGTCTATTTATGTTGGTTCGGCCACCAAACCGTTTCCGGTGGAAATGCATTCGCCGAATGGCGCTGAGGAAAAGAGCTGA
- a CDS encoding YaiI/YqxD family protein — protein sequence MSENAARKIWVDADACPKVIKDILFRAAERVKIPIVLVSNLYLRVPPSDFISAIQVPGGFDVADDYIVAQVQSGELVITADIPLVKQIIEKNALALSPHGKLFTQGNVNDALLMRNMKEELRMSGVDTGGPQPFSMSDREAFANRLDSILRGWQGKQPLVPAVWKWQCSAVNPEAGLRNL from the coding sequence ATGTCTGAAAATGCAGCCAGAAAAATTTGGGTTGATGCCGATGCCTGCCCGAAAGTGATCAAGGATATTCTGTTTCGTGCGGCGGAAAGGGTGAAAATACCGATCGTTTTGGTGTCGAATTTATATCTGCGGGTGCCGCCCTCCGATTTTATTTCTGCGATACAGGTGCCCGGCGGCTTTGATGTGGCGGATGATTACATCGTTGCGCAGGTCCAGTCCGGTGAACTGGTGATTACGGCGGATATCCCGTTGGTGAAACAAATCATCGAGAAAAACGCGCTGGCGCTGAGCCCGCACGGCAAGCTGTTTACGCAGGGAAACGTAAACGATGCCCTGTTGATGCGGAATATGAAAGAAGAATTGCGGATGAGTGGGGTGGATACCGGCGGTCCGCAGCCGTTCAGCATGAGCGACCGGGAAGCATTTGCCAATCGGCTGGATAGTATTTTGAGAGGATGGCAGGGTAAACAACCGTTAGTTCCGGCTGTTTGGAAATGGCAATGTTCGGCTGTGAACCCGGAAGCGGGGCTTCGCAATTTGTGA
- a CDS encoding response regulator: protein MEQMENLRILIIEDNEDDATLLSLLLGKLTFYNLNIKWANTSEDGIVNAVQWNPQIVFVDYRLDTLNGLEVIRKIQQHNPEPDLILVTDYATESILAETIQYGIDDFVVKNKLSINLLDEVVKRSLLRTKKRIKQLNVLLVDDNLDDLELMSTLFQRLKSWNFNIEVAQSGQESLQKVEKSQPDIVFIDYQLDGYIRTDLIKSMNKIAHSASYVLISNHDSLDMLLDALKSGATDFVPKEKLSMESLENTLKLLINKKMNFINEEIKKEKRTA from the coding sequence ATGGAGCAAATGGAAAATCTCAGAATTTTAATTATTGAAGACAATGAGGATGATGCCACATTATTATCATTACTATTAGGCAAATTAACTTTTTACAACCTGAATATAAAATGGGCAAATACTTCAGAAGATGGCATTGTGAATGCCGTACAGTGGAATCCACAGATTGTTTTTGTTGATTATAGATTAGACACTTTGAACGGTCTGGAAGTTATACGAAAGATACAACAACACAATCCCGAACCGGATTTAATTTTAGTCACCGATTATGCAACTGAGTCTATCTTGGCTGAGACCATTCAATACGGCATAGATGATTTTGTGGTAAAAAATAAACTATCGATCAATTTACTGGATGAAGTTGTCAAGCGTTCGCTTCTTCGAACAAAAAAGCGAATCAAGCAATTAAATGTTCTGCTGGTTGATGATAATTTAGATGATCTGGAATTGATGTCAACCCTGTTTCAACGGTTAAAAAGTTGGAATTTTAACATCGAGGTTGCCCAAAGCGGTCAGGAAAGCTTGCAAAAGGTTGAAAAAAGTCAACCGGATATTGTATTTATTGATTATCAGCTTGATGGTTATATTCGAACAGATTTGATAAAGTCTATGAATAAAATTGCTCATAGCGCTTCGTATGTCTTAATCTCAAATCATGATAGTCTTGATATGTTATTAGATGCGTTGAAATCCGGCGCAACCGATTTCGTTCCAAAAGAAAAATTGAGCATGGAATCACTTGAAAATACGTTAAAACTACTGATCAATAAAAAAATGAATTTTATAAATGAGGAAATCAAAAAAGAAAAGCGAACTGCTTAA